The following proteins are encoded in a genomic region of Triticum dicoccoides isolate Atlit2015 ecotype Zavitan chromosome 1B, WEW_v2.0, whole genome shotgun sequence:
- the LOC119332581 gene encoding uncharacterized protein LOC119332581 — MQATSAAAGDEDGRRRGGPATMATSKSVRPARCGIKRLYAESIVGACVDETTAVSNGYTCTNRMVAGGWSAGAYHPPSYTSPNSPLPGRGPRSLSRHGNQVSSADPEETDGELPTATPDRFPVCIRSSSCAVCRGPFAKAMFEFLNCIRMHQDAVASKPSSTMMLYSTTAAGTPSVS, encoded by the exons ATGCAGGCGACGAgtgcggcggccggcgacgaggatggccggcgacgaggagggcCGGCAACCATGGCGACCAGCAAGAGCGTGCGGCCAGCCAGATGCGGAATCAAGCGACTATATGCAGAATCCATCGTAGGGGCGTGCGTTGACGAAACAACAGCTGTATCGAACGGTTATACATGCACCAATCGGATGGTTGCGGGCGGCTGGTCCGCCGGCGCCTATCACCCGCCTTCCTATACTTCGCCCAACTCACCCTTACCCGGACGCGGGCCCCGGTCTCTCAGCCGCCACGGAAATCAGGTCAGCTCGGCAGATCCAGAGGAGACGGACGGCGAGCTCCCGACGGCGACCCCCGACCGGTTCCCTGTTTGCATCCGCTCGTCGTCGTGCGCCGTGTGCCGCGGCCCGTTCGCCAAGGCCATGTTCGAGTTCCTAAACTGCATCCGGATGCACCAAG ATGCTGTCGCGAGCAAGCCATCGTCCACGATGATGCTGTACTCCACAACCGCTGCAGGCACACCGTCGGTCTCGTAG